The genome window GAGGGCGACGCATCACTGCTTTCCACTGGCTACTGAACTGTATGCATGTTTCTTTGCGCTTGCATATCCAATCAGTCATTATCCCTCACCATGAATCAAAACATATCTTCTGGATTATAATTATTATACCAATTATAATGCATATAACCATCCATCATATACTTTTTTTTACCAGTCTTCCTCGTCCATCATATACTTTAATTCAGGCGGTTGATGCATCATATTTGGTGGCCATGAGACAAAGAGCATATACTCTATTGACGGTAAGACCAGATGCTTCCTCCATGCTGATGTCCTCCTTCACCATTACAGTTGGTAAATGCCAATCAAAGGAGTAGAGGAGGTTGGCAAGCACAAGTTCCACCATTAACATTCCAGGATTCTTAGCGGGGCAGATCCTTCGACCTTCGCCAAATGGTATGAGCTTGAAATCCTGCCCATTTGCCTCCATGGAGTCATGCATGAACCTCTGTGGATCAAAGACATGAGGCCTCCCCCACGAATTGGGATCTCTTCCTATCGCCCAAGCATTCACATACATCCATGTTTTGGGTAGAATATCATAGCCATTAAACTTAAAGTGCTGCATGGTTTCCCTAGGAATTAGCAGCGGAGCGGGACGGTGCAGCCTCATTGTCTCCTTGACGACACACTTGAAGAAATGAAGTTGGTGAAGGTCACTCTCCTCCGCCTCCCCTTTGCTTCTGACACATCCTCTTACCTCGTCTTGTGCTCTCTTCATCAGCTCAGGTTGTCTGATGAGCTCCGCCATCGCCCACTCCACGGTTGCCGAGCATGTGTCCGTCCCAGCAATGAAAATATTCTGCACTTGAGCTTGGTTATTATGAAAGAGAAAAGGCGTTTACAAGAACTGGAAGCTGTGAAAAGGGTGGCATCAACTACCATGAGCACTCCTTTGATGTGGTCTTCTGTTAGACCCTCCTCATCCTTTTGCATGCGGAGCAAAGCATCTAAGACGTCTTCATCTTCTTTACCTTGTTGCCTGAATCGATCTCGGTGGTAATCTATAAGGCGTTGGTAGATGCTATCGAGCTTAACGTAGGTCCTTTCAAGTCTGGATCTCATCCCACGTAGCCTATCAACCCACCCCAACAATGGTAAGTAATCAGATAAAAACAAGCCACTTAACTCTTCTTGGGCTTCTCTGAGCATGTCGTGGAGTTGGATGTCGCCTCCATCGTCGAAGCCGGAGCCAAAGGCAGTTCTGCATGTTATATTGCAGGTAAGCGAGAGCAGCAACTCGCTCAGGTTGACCATGGTCGAAGCGCGAGCGTGAGAACATATCAGTTTCGTCACTCGCTCCATCTCTTCTATTCTTATGTCCCTAAAAGAGTTGATCTTCCCGGTGCCGAAGGGTTCGACGGTTCAGAATTTCCGAAGCTGCCTCCATCGTTCTCCGTATGGGATAAAGGCGACGTCGGAGAGACCGTATGAAATTTTGGAATACGAGAGGAGCGAAGGCCGACTGCAGCACTCAGGTCGTGTGTCTTGAGCACTTAGCCATCTTTCTTAATATTGCTGCCGTAAGTTTGCTTCAGCCCCTCCCAACTTTCTTAATATTGCTTGGACTGACATATCGGATAGACTCCACAGAACTAGATTAGCTTATGAATTATGTTCATTTTTATGCTTTATGACATTCTTCTTAAGCGTTGTTTGTATTTTTGTTGATAACATAGCTAAATTATGTAGGATTCTCATTCCATTGTTATTGATAGAGATATGGTTTTTACTAGCACCTTTTGGACAAAGCTTTTTTGTTTATAGGGTACCCAGTTGAATATGAGTACTACTTATCATTCACAAACAGATGAGAAAACTAAAATAGTaaataggtgcctagaaaattatctCATATGCTTTACTAGTGACAAGTCGAAGGAACGAACTAAATAGCTTCCCTTAGCAAAGTGGTGGTATAACACTTCATagtattcttctattaaaatgactcccttTGAATTAGTTCATGGTTGAACCCCACTTGCAATTATAAAATATGTACATAGCTCCTCTAAAGTTGATTAAGTGGATAATGAATTACTTAACAGAGACAAGATTATTTAGCTTTTAAAGAATAGCCTCACAggcgcacaagcaagaatgaaacagcaagctgataaacaccgaagtaaATGAGAATTTATCATGGGTGATTAGATTTTCCTTTGTcttcagccatacaagcaaactttGATAAATGTCCGATCTTCTATGAAGCTGTCTCCTtgattttttgggccttatatagtattagaacgcattggaccaatTGCCTATCGTTTGGATTTACTGGTTAGCTCCTAGATACACTTAGTTTTTTATGTTTTCTATCTTAAAAAGAAGTTAGGTGAAGATAAGATAGTACAACACCGTTTGCTTAACATCTCTACCACtagtgaagttcaagttcaatcgCAAGTTATTCTAGATCGACGAGTTATCATGCGTCGCAGACATTTTATGATAGAAGTGCTAATGCAATCAACCAACTTACCAAAAGAAGATGACATTTGGGAGTCCTACAAAGTACTGAAAGGAAGATTACACTTGGGAGTCCTAAACTAatataaagaatatattcttttgaGTTTTATAATTTCAATAGGAGTTGGCTAAGGGTTTAGCTGAGATTTGTTATTTTGATTAGGAgcccaagtcctagtggactaagGGGTGAAATTATCTAAATTGGGATgcatttgtttctttttgctacgaAGAAAATACTTTTCAGCATTTGACAAACTCTaggagatcgatcccctcgaaatgatcttATCCTTTGTTCCCCTTCTTCTAAAATAAAAACCCAAGGGTTTAACTAGATAGCTAATATAGTTGATAAAAAACTTTAACAATCTATCCTTAtcctttgaaaaaataaaaaaaaacctagGTAGCCAATGATTACTGCTATTAACCTTATGGAATACATCAAACCATTTACACTCAATATTCCTTATATAGTTTCAAAGAAAACAAGGGGATTCTCCTCgttcaaaattttaattatgatctCTGCATCACATTCCACTaccaatctaaatataattttttgtcGCCATCGGTTTGATCTCTGCGTCACATTTCACTGCCATCTTGATATTCCAAGTTCATATCATATATTAACATAATTTTTTGTCGCCATCAGTTTGACAGCACGCTACACGAGGAaggggataaaaaaaaaaagataatcttGATATGACCTAACAAGATAATTgatatattgatttgacaaatcgaCCTAAAATACTTAAACCCAACTCTTTAAGGCATAATTAATTGGTTTTACAAGATAATGTGATGTTGGTTGGAATCTCAACATCACATTCCATTATCAAGCTTGGTATTCCAGGAGTATCAAGTCGATAGAGTGCTCTAGTCTCACTagtttcttcaaaaaaaaaaaaaaatcaaacaaataaATAAGTTTCTTCAAAAATGTTTTAACATATAAATAGGTGTCCCCAGCAATCAATCATGGCAACATAAAAAATCAATATATTGCACTCTCATAAATTGTCAaagattttatatattatatattttttaatcaatgaaTAAGATCAAGTGCCAGGACAGAAATCTGACAAAGGTTTTCTCTCTCAAAATTGTAGGTGCAAGTATCATTCTTTGATCCTATTTAACCCCTTCAAGTTGGtcagctttttttttttgagcTTTATACTAACGTGACATACTTAGGACATTACTAGCGGGAGGGAAAAAAAATCTCGACGACCATCTTTTTGTCCTAAAGGACTATATTCATAGTTCAAATGCATATGCTGCTTGTGAGTTGCCTCGATACAATTTTCATGTTTCACAACGCATGCAATTCTATCTCATGTTTATCTTGAATCATTGATTGACCAATGAGAAGGCCGGCTTATTTATGATTACAACTGTTTGACGTAAGCCCCACTCTGATGTGAAGGTATCGACATACGTAGAATCTTAAATGATTAATGGAAACATAGTTCCACCGAAAGTTCATtggaattaattattaaaatatattatagatccgattaatttttgataaaaattattaattaataaaaaaataagttaTGATAGAATTTGTTAGGAGATGATtttgatgggagaaactctccTAATTATTCATCCTAGATCTTCTGTTTTCTTCACCTATATACATGGATAACCTCTTAAGTAACACAAGACATTAGTATATGATAGTCATTCAGAGATTAATAAAGATCGAAAGAGTTAAATGATATATAATAATAAGTATGATTCATAGTTTAATGTTTAAATTTTTAAAACGTATTTGGTGTCCATTTTCATTTACATTAGTTTCAACCATTTTAATTATTAGAGTCTTGAAATAAAAAAGTTGATATGATTGGACTAAAATATTAGTAGATGTGAACGAGTGAACTAGCActagaaaaatataaataaaacctTAGATGACATAATATCTTTAgttttttaatcattttcttagACCTATTTAACCTAAAAAAATTTTGTTATAAAGATTTTGGATAACTCCTATTTATAGCTCGATAATATCTCTTTTAGAAATTTGAGACTAACATATgaaaatttttttctaatatttcctcTTTTCATATGTGGTTTAATTGAATTTAATATCTTCTCGCTACTTTTTAGGCTTAACTTATCAGTAAAACGTATCCTTAGCTTCAGTCtgacataataaaatatttttctttatgacGTAAATATGACTAATCATTATGTTACAATTCTTCAACTTCAAACAACCTTTACTTCAATTTTGATCATTATCCACGCCATGTCCAATCAAATccattaatccaacttattttCGTGCATCATCCGACTTTACTActatattgagatttttaattatttaagtttgaataatattttaactGGGCCACAACTTGACTTCGATTCGATCTCCTTAAGAGATCTGTAACACAGACGTCAAGTTGAAAGCCCCAAGCATTATGAatcttcaaaaccaatcttttgtcTTCTTCACATTTACTTTCAACGCAAAAACCCCTAAGGAATAAAACAGCCATAGTTAGTCAATGCCATGCCATAATCCCACTAAGAAAAGTCTCAATTCTGATCACTTAACCTTACAATGACAGAAGGTGCTGTTAGGTTAGTTGATAGAAGAGTATATACTCTTCTCTTAAAGTGAACAATCCAACCACAAAGTTATGAAATATAGTCACGCACTTCTTTTCATGAAACAATAAATCACAAACAGAAGATATCGCCAGATGTTTTAATTGCACAAATCGACACATATGACTGCCTTTATTCAATCTGATACTTTAACAGGAACATATTAGCACTAATCATTTAAATCACTTGTACAGTAAACAAAAGTATCATTTAAAGTACTTAGACATATTAGTACTTTAACATGCACGAGCAATTCAGGCTGTTGTTGCATCATATTTGGTGGCCATGAGACAAAGAGCATACTCTCTATGTACAGTAACACCAGGGGCTTCCTCCATACTGATGTCCTCCTTCACCATTCCAGGTGGTAAATGCCAATCAAAGGAGTAGAGGAGGTTGGCAAGCACAAGTTCCACCATTAACATTCCAAGATTCTTACCGGGGCAGATCCTTCGACCTTCGCCAAATGGTATGAGCTTGAAAGCCTGCCCATTTGCCTCCATGGAGTCATGCATGAACCTCTCTGGATCAAAGACATGAGGCCTCCCCCACGAATTGGGATCTCTTCCTATCGCCCAAGCATTCACATACATCCATGTTTTGGGTAGAATATCATAGCCATTTAGCTTAAAGTGCTGCATGGTTTCCCTAGGAAGTAGCAGCGGAGCGGGAGGGTGCAGCCTCATCGTCTCCTTGATGACACACTTGAAGAAATCAAGTTGGTGAAGGTCACTCTCCTCCACCTCCCCTTTGCTTCCGACACATCCTCTTACCTCGTCTTGTGCTCTCTTCATCAGCTCAGGTTGTCTGATGAGCTCCGCCATCGCCCACTCCACGGTTGCCGAGGATGTGTCCGTCCCAGCAACGAAAATATCCTGCACTTGAGCTTGGTTATTATGAAAGAGAAAAGGCGTTAACAAGAACTGGATGGTGTGAAAAGGGTGGCATCAACTACCACGAGCACTCCTTTGATGTGGTCTTCTGTTAGACCCTCCTCATCCTTTTGCATGCGGAGCAAAGCATCTAAGACGTCTTCATCTTCTTTACCTTGTTGCCTGAATCGATCTCGGTGGTAATCTATAAGGCGTTGGTAGATGCTATCGAGCTTAACGTAGGTCCTTTCAAGTCTGGATCTCATCCCACTTAGCCTATCAACCCACCCCAACAATGGTAAGTAATCAGATAAAAACAAGCCAGCTACCAACGCTTGGGCTTCTCTGAGCATGTCGTGGAGTTGGATGTCGCCTCCATCGTCGAAGCCGGAGCCAAAGGCAGTTCTGCATGTTATATTGCAGGTAAGCGAGAGCAGCAACTCGCTCAGGTTGACCATGGTCGAAGCGCGAGCGTGAGAACATATCAGTTTCGTCACTCGCTCCATCTCTTCTTTTCTTATGTCCCTAAAAGAGTTGATCTTCCTGGCGCTGAAGAGTTCGACGGTGCAGAACTTCCGAAGCTGCCTCCATTGTTCTCCGTATGGGGTTAAGGCGACGTCGGAGAAACCGTATGAAAACTTGGAAAAGGAGAGGAGCGAAGGCCGACTGCAGCACTCAAGATCGTGTGTCTTGAGCACTTCCTTAGCCATCTCCGGCGAGGACACGACGACAACGGGGACTCGACCAAGTTTCAAGTGCATGAGAGGTCCATGTTTCTTGGAGAGTTCCCAAAGGGAGCGATGCAGCAAGCTGCTCCCCAAGAGGTGGAGGTGGCCGATGACGGGGAGCTTGGGTGGGCTTGGAGGGAGTTTCCAGGTCGCCGAGCCACCTCTCGCCTTCCGACCTGCGAGTAGAAGTGAAGACAGCAGTGCGAGAACAACGAGAAGAGAAGGGAGAGAAGAGAGCAGGAAGGGAGGAACTGCCATGGTTGCGTTTTGTGATGGTAGCTCACTTATGTTGACAAGGGAATGGTAGGAGCGCCTGCTGATTTATAGTTGTGACACTACTGAGTTGATCTGTTTTCATATGAATTGCTCCACAACAagtattttattcttttaagattaataaaaataatagataagataattaattatatatccaACTAGCAAGAAAAATTAGATCAAAATTATCTTCCAATGGGAAAACCAACCTCCCAAGCAAACACCAATTTGTCACCAAAGAATCAtgtgttatttttttgtttttttttcaaaagatgtTTCTTTAAAtagttttttgttttcaataatatttctttaAATGGTTTTTTGCCTTCAATAATATTCGAATTAGGAGTatcattttgaaaaaaattaaaataggggACGCCtttggaaaaaataaaaacttggaaGCTTTCTCAGAGAAATCCCCCAGGCATCACTATTGGCCTATGATTTCATAATTACGAGGATTAGGTCCCATAGTAAGCTCTTGTCATTAGGATCTTCTTATAATTGACTGATCAATTAATTGAACTATATATTTAATGAAAtatcattaataaaaaatatccaaaaatatGTAAAGaacttaaattaattataaattatcaggATTATATCAAATAggatttttttagaataatttttaTTTGTAAATTATAATTCTAATAAAGTAAAGCTTTGATCTTCTTCTAATCGAAATGCTCGTTCCATCCCCCCCCCCCAACCTTTTTTTTGTCCTATTACATAAGAAAGCATTATTGGGTGATAAGTTTTGATTCACATGCGTTGCGGACTAGGAAACATGTAAATCCTTTCTTTATATGCATTGCTTGGGCAAGGACAAAAGAAGCTTCTACTTTCGTCTAAAGACATGCACAGACAAATGTCATTTGATCGAGCCTCTATAGTAAATCATTTCTTTTGGATATTTGCACAAAACATCCATCATCTGATGGATGAAGAATAAATGTCATATGATGGATGTGAGTTGCAATGTACATGTCCAATGTTTTACAAGTTAATGGATAAAAGCCAGTTGGAACTCTCATATTTCTATGCTTGGCTAGACTAATAAGATGAAGAAAGGTGTTGGGGtttatattttgtttatcattttgGGTGTATTTTAAAATTATCCTAATTTGGTTCAACCAATTTGTCATTCTGATTTTCCAGAAATTTTAGATTCAATTAAGTATATTTTCCACATATTAGTGGTGAAAACTCAAAAACAAatattttgttgattatttttttaGCATTTCAAAATTATCTCAATTTGGTTCAACCAATTTGTTATTCCGATTTTCTTGaaactaatagattggattcaattaaatatatttttaaatttctaatccaaTATATTAGAATATTTGAAGTTATTTAGATAACTAAAAGATCATTTAAATAATTATGACCTGATTAAACATAGAATGACTGAGGATACTTTGAGAAGAGAAATATCTCTAGATAATTATGAGAATACTCGATATATGTGATTTGAAATTACCATCTATCCCCTATATATAGATAAGGGGTCCATGTTGTATAAGTGCGTGGAGAAATTGTATCAAATGAAAAATGTGAGTGACTATCAAGTGAAAATGTAAGTGACTGTGAGGGCTTTTCTCCACTATATTCCTACCACCTCACAATCAGCTATTCCTTTCTTATCAGTTATCTATTAGTATCAAAGAATCTTCTTCTTATAAATAGTATTAGAGTCTATAACATTATATCTATAACTCGTCCCTTTAACATTATGATATATTCGAACAAAGCCCTTCTAAACTATATCataaccttaaaaaaaaaaagttttacctTACATTAAAATAAATCTTTAAATGTTTTAATCAAAATGTTGATGTAATCACATACAATTATTACAATAAAGGGAGGATCATATATAAGTGTGACACTTCCTCGAATAGTAATCTAATCTAAGACGATAAGAATAAATCGAGATAAacgtataaaaaaatttattaatttttttaaatatcttaagCTATAATTTTAGACTTGATTACTATAGACTTGGGTCCTGTAGAACTATGTGATCTGTAATTAGATATCACAACTATAAATACTCTATACAAAGATAAAGTTATTTTATCttatcatattatatttatatagttATATTAAAACTCTAGCACATTATCTGAGTAAgctatttataatataatttttttttattattagttgTTCCTAGAAATCAATGGTAGTATTATAATCAGTAAGTGTTCTTTGTGTCTTCCACTCTTTCAATTATTTTCTTTGTTTAGACCTTTTCTTTGTCCTATATATAATTTCTCTTAGGAAATCATTAGACAAGGACATATAAACTTGCTTGTCcttctttctttttaatttttaatctatttgaTTAAGGACAAGAAAACatatcctctatatatatatatatatatatatatatatatatatatatatatatatatatatatatatatatatatatatatatatatctttctttCTACCATCAAATCATGACTTGGGCAAAGAAAAAAGAGGCCTCTACTTTTGACGACACAGGTTGAGTATCTTCTGGAGATTTCTTTTAGATGTTTGCACAAAATATCTAATCCTTGATGAAGTATTATTACTTCCTCTAACGACATATGTGGTCTGATAACTATGAGATGCCTTAATAGATGATGTTTCACACACCAAAGGATAAAATCCAATTGGAACTATAGATTTCTTTTGTAGATGGACAAAAGATTTAAGGTGTTGGCCAAGGCTTTTATGATCATAGTTTTAGTTGTAGGTCCCCACTCGAGTATAGGTATAGAATCTTGATAATCATAATTCCAGCAACCACTAATAAAGGTTGATTGAGAATTCTTGACCTCCGGAGAAAGTCTTTATCAACGTACAATTAATTGTACATTAGCATACAATACAATAAAACCTTCACAAAAAGCTTGTATGGAGGAACCCATTTTCTCATAGAAATCATCCAAATAGTTGATAAGATCGAGTGATAGCTTAAactcaaattattttaatttttataagaatatatattctttttgactTATTTGttctattttaattaaatttaattattttaacaaAAGTCAAAGTAAGAGTCGATCATATATATCAATCCTTCATCGATCTTTATTGATACGACATGAAACCTATGTCGGAACGACTATACA of Musa acuminata AAA Group cultivar baxijiao chromosome BXJ2-3, Cavendish_Baxijiao_AAA, whole genome shotgun sequence contains these proteins:
- the LOC135606448 gene encoding cytochrome P450 71A9-like, whose translation is MVNLSELLLSLTCNITCRTAFGSGFDDGGDIQLHDMLREAQEELSGLFLSDYLPLLGWVDRLRGMRSRLERTYVKLDSIYQRLIDYHRDRFRQQGKEDEDVLDALLRMQKDEEGLTEDHIKGVLMNIFIAGTDTCSATVEWAMAELIRQPELMKRAQDEVRGCVRSKGEAEESDLHQLHFFKCVVKETMRLHRPAPLLIPRETMQHFKFNGYDILPKTWMYVNAWAIGRDPNSWGRPHVFDPQRFMHDSMEANGQDFKLIPFGEGRRICPAKNPGMLMVELVLANLLYSFDWHLPTVMVKEDISMEEASGLTVNRVYALCLMATKYDASTA
- the LOC135606449 gene encoding cytochrome P450 71B34-like, which codes for MAVPPFLLSSLPSLLVVLALLSSLLLAGRKARGGSATWKLPPSPPKLPVIGHLHLLGSSLLHRSLWELSKKHGPLMHLKLGRVPVVVVSSPEMAKEVLKTHDLECCSRPSLLSFSKFSYGFSDVALTPYGEQWRQLRKFCTVELFSARKINSFRDIRKEEMERVTKLICSHARASTMVNLSELLLSLTCNITCRTAFGSGFDDGGDIQLHDMLREAQALVAGLFLSDYLPLLGWVDRLSGMRSRLERTYVKLDSIYQRLIDYHRDRFRQQGKEDEDVLDALLRMQKDEEGLTEDHIKGVLVDIFVAGTDTSSATVEWAMAELIRQPELMKRAQDEVRGCVGSKGEVEESDLHQLDFFKCVIKETMRLHPPAPLLLPRETMQHFKLNGYDILPKTWMYVNAWAIGRDPNSWGRPHVFDPERFMHDSMEANGQAFKLIPFGEGRRICPGKNLGMLMVELVLANLLYSFDWHLPPGMVKEDISMEEAPGVTVHREYALCLMATKYDATTA